Proteins co-encoded in one Haloarcula pelagica genomic window:
- a CDS encoding CARDB domain-containing protein → MRTSTVAIVVFVVVLCGTVVASTTVVASDPPLADAGLDQTVPPGTTVHLDANGSRDPDGQITSVRWRIDGPAGSSATPACRTCRQTTFSPTTVGQYNVTLTVTDDDGQSRSDTLEVVVEPAGGPGVSLSGPATATRGRQTTVTADVTAPSGQLDTLAWVVDGTFVRREPVTGSDATVSLTRQFDTIGPARIRAIAYDTAGRRGAATHGLSVTRASGPPTTPSPPTPPTGPTPGPSPSPGPTPSPGPPSSPPSTNGSRPGGTAPSFTVTELTAPARTTTNSSVPVTATVENTGTARGTYPARLLVDGTRTGRTTVALDPAESDMATFRHRFTQPGTYTLTVGARSTVIEVDPAVSGGGRIFVDTIYVPSDIQQGTTATIYGSVVNTDTTPRTLDTPFAIDGRTLDSRSPTVAAGETKYVAFNAEFLDSGRRTVSIGTASTSVVVTPTRGPAAFRVSRLTGPNRTLDIGERAAFTATIRNTGQSHGTYDATLAVDGTPVQNRSVFVSVGGEKRVRFTESFDRSGQYSVSVGDRSRSVDVTDAGRLQVASLDVPNRVDTGERFDVRATIESTYDRGKVQNFKLYVDGRIDGRKQFVTISGGGQTTLVWKNRHLTHRGAFPREFEVRLRDQRRNVTVVPPVSDDTSNAGSACDGGYVWTDMEGNMVGCLDKNSTDIHYSDNGSEVWIDANGEDGLQVSRNGDLVTVMNDTEIKKFGGKIPGETVQEELEESAINIFDSKNSDDDDDESTYNPGPVFKPGDDGDCGPMGCSTNPSGTNQSRTDTYSQYRAPINNLVIDNVPN, encoded by the coding sequence ATGCGAACGAGTACGGTTGCTATCGTCGTCTTCGTGGTTGTCCTGTGTGGAACTGTCGTCGCATCGACGACCGTGGTCGCGAGCGACCCGCCGCTTGCCGACGCCGGACTCGACCAGACCGTCCCGCCGGGCACGACGGTCCACCTCGACGCGAACGGTTCGCGCGACCCCGACGGGCAGATCACGTCCGTTCGGTGGCGTATCGACGGACCGGCCGGCAGTTCGGCGACACCAGCCTGTCGCACCTGCCGACAGACGACGTTCAGCCCGACGACCGTCGGACAGTACAACGTCACACTCACGGTCACCGACGACGACGGACAGAGCCGATCGGACACCCTCGAGGTCGTCGTCGAGCCCGCCGGTGGCCCCGGCGTGTCACTGTCCGGACCCGCGACCGCAACGCGCGGACGCCAGACGACCGTCACGGCGGACGTGACCGCTCCATCGGGGCAACTCGATACGCTCGCGTGGGTCGTCGACGGGACGTTCGTCCGCCGCGAGCCAGTCACCGGGAGTGACGCGACGGTGTCGCTCACCCGCCAGTTCGACACGATCGGGCCAGCACGGATCCGTGCGATCGCGTACGACACTGCGGGTCGGCGCGGAGCCGCAACACACGGACTGTCCGTCACGCGGGCGTCGGGGCCGCCGACGACGCCGTCACCCCCGACACCGCCCACCGGCCCTACTCCCGGCCCGAGTCCTTCACCCGGTCCGACACCATCCCCCGGCCCGCCGTCGAGTCCGCCCTCGACGAACGGGTCGCGACCGGGTGGGACGGCACCATCGTTTACCGTCACCGAACTGACGGCACCGGCCCGGACGACGACGAACTCGTCGGTCCCGGTCACGGCCACTGTCGAGAACACCGGGACCGCTCGCGGCACGTACCCGGCACGGCTGCTCGTCGACGGGACCCGGACCGGCCGGACGACCGTGGCGCTCGACCCCGCCGAGTCCGACATGGCGACGTTCCGCCACCGGTTCACACAGCCGGGGACGTACACCCTCACCGTCGGTGCCCGATCGACGGTGATCGAGGTCGATCCGGCCGTCTCCGGCGGCGGACGGATCTTCGTCGATACGATCTACGTTCCCAGCGACATCCAGCAGGGGACGACCGCGACGATCTACGGCAGCGTGGTCAACACGGACACCACGCCCCGGACGCTCGACACGCCGTTTGCTATCGACGGGCGGACGCTCGATAGCCGATCGCCGACGGTCGCGGCCGGCGAAACCAAGTACGTCGCCTTCAACGCCGAGTTCCTCGACTCCGGACGCCGGACTGTCAGCATCGGAACCGCGTCGACCTCGGTCGTCGTCACCCCGACCCGCGGTCCGGCGGCGTTCCGCGTCTCGCGTCTCACCGGCCCCAACCGGACGCTCGATATCGGCGAACGCGCCGCGTTCACTGCGACGATCCGGAACACCGGCCAGAGCCACGGAACGTACGACGCGACGCTGGCCGTCGACGGCACACCGGTCCAGAACCGATCCGTGTTCGTGTCTGTCGGCGGCGAGAAACGGGTTCGGTTCACCGAGTCGTTCGACCGCAGCGGCCAGTACTCCGTCAGCGTCGGCGATCGAAGTCGGTCGGTCGACGTGACCGACGCCGGCCGCCTCCAGGTCGCCAGTCTCGACGTACCGAACCGGGTCGACACCGGCGAGCGGTTCGACGTACGCGCCACGATCGAAAGCACGTACGACCGCGGGAAAGTGCAGAACTTCAAGCTCTACGTCGATGGGCGTATCGACGGCCGAAAGCAGTTCGTGACGATTTCCGGCGGCGGTCAGACGACCCTGGTGTGGAAGAACAGACACCTCACACACCGCGGTGCGTTCCCGCGGGAGTTCGAGGTCCGCCTCCGGGACCAGCGCCGGAACGTCACCGTCGTTCCGCCAGTCTCGGACGACACCAGCAACGCTGGCTCGGCGTGTGATGGCGGCTACGTCTGGACGGACATGGAGGGCAACATGGTCGGCTGTCTGGACAAGAACAGCACGGATATCCACTACAGCGACAACGGCAGCGAGGTCTGGATCGACGCGAACGGGGAAGACGGACTGCAGGTTTCACGGAACGGTGATTTGGTGACTGTCATGAACGACACAGAAATTAAAAAATTCGGAGGTAAAATCCCTGGAGAGACAGTTCAAGAAGAACTGGAAGAATCTGCGATTAACATATTCGACTCAAAAAACTCTGATGATGATGATGATGAATCTACGTACAACCCCGGTCCAGTTTTTAAACCTGGTGATGACGGTGACTGTGGACCGATGGGATGCAGTACAAACCCCTCAGGAACAAACCAGAGCCGAACCGATACTTACAGCCAGTACAGAGCTCCCATCAATAACCTAGTCATAGACAATGTGCCAAATTAA
- a CDS encoding DUF6432 family protein — MRAKPEYRDRDDAEVAVLDALADRHQEGMTVFELRSRADVNIDQIEGALAALKADDLIEVEDDGERTVIRPEEHVVGTPDPEEDESLLEQLRRRLPL; from the coding sequence ATGAGAGCGAAGCCCGAGTACCGAGACCGGGACGATGCGGAGGTCGCGGTGCTCGACGCCCTCGCGGACCGCCACCAGGAGGGGATGACGGTGTTCGAACTCCGTTCTCGCGCGGATGTCAACATCGACCAAATCGAGGGGGCACTGGCCGCGTTGAAGGCGGACGACCTCATCGAGGTCGAGGACGACGGCGAGCGGACCGTCATCCGTCCGGAGGAACACGTCGTGGGGACACCGGACCCGGAGGAAGACGAATCGTTGCTCGAACAGTTACGGCGACGGTTGCCGTTGTAG
- a CDS encoding MBL fold metallo-hydrolase, producing MADPTPPTDAPSVTPAELHERLRSGEPVRLLDVRDRDEFETWHIDGPSVTATQLPLSKFVQASVTDGIGDLTDEIPGEGPLTVVCGRGEGSAFVAGLLEDNGIAARNLADGMDGWARLYVATEVPCSSATVLQYERPAAGCLSYLVVSGDEAAVVDPLRAFADRYVADARDRGATLTTAVDTHVHADHVSGLPTLAAESDIEPVLPAPAIERGVTFDVTALAPEASLAIGSATLQSVPLPGHTSGMTGLLVGDVLLAGDSVFLDSVARPDLEAGTDGATALARDLYRTLTERLADLPADTLIAPGHHGERTPPAEDGTYTARLGALRDRLPAFGMDRDAFVTWLRDDLPPRPANFDRIVDINLGVAAVDDEDAFELELGPNNCAATPADD from the coding sequence ATGGCCGACCCAACCCCCCCGACAGACGCTCCCTCGGTGACGCCAGCGGAACTCCACGAGCGGCTCCGGAGCGGCGAGCCGGTCCGGCTCCTCGATGTCCGGGACCGCGACGAGTTCGAGACGTGGCACATCGACGGCCCGTCGGTCACCGCGACACAGCTCCCGCTGTCGAAGTTCGTCCAGGCGTCGGTCACGGACGGCATCGGGGATCTGACCGACGAGATCCCCGGCGAGGGACCGCTCACCGTCGTCTGTGGCCGCGGCGAGGGGAGCGCCTTCGTCGCCGGCCTGCTGGAAGACAACGGTATCGCCGCCCGGAACCTCGCCGACGGGATGGACGGCTGGGCCCGACTCTACGTCGCCACCGAGGTCCCGTGTTCGAGCGCGACTGTCCTCCAGTACGAACGCCCCGCCGCTGGCTGTCTGAGCTATCTCGTCGTCAGCGGCGACGAGGCCGCCGTCGTCGACCCGCTGCGTGCGTTCGCCGACCGGTACGTCGCCGACGCCCGCGACCGTGGTGCCACGCTGACCACCGCGGTCGACACCCACGTCCACGCCGACCACGTGAGCGGTCTCCCAACCCTCGCGGCCGAGTCCGACATCGAACCGGTCCTCCCCGCTCCGGCGATCGAACGCGGCGTCACCTTCGACGTGACCGCGCTGGCTCCCGAGGCGTCGCTCGCCATCGGTTCGGCGACGCTCCAGTCGGTCCCCCTGCCCGGCCACACGTCGGGGATGACGGGTCTACTGGTCGGTGACGTACTGCTCGCCGGCGACAGCGTCTTCCTCGACAGCGTCGCCCGCCCTGATCTCGAAGCCGGGACCGACGGCGCGACGGCCCTCGCGCGGGACCTCTACCGAACGCTGACCGAGCGCCTCGCCGACCTCCCGGCGGACACGCTGATCGCGCCGGGCCACCACGGCGAGCGGACACCTCCTGCCGAGGACGGGACCTACACCGCTCGCCTGGGCGCTCTCCGCGACCGACTGCCGGCGTTCGGGATGGACCGCGACGCGTTCGTGACCTGGCTCCGTGACGATCTACCCCCGCGGCCGGCCAACTTCGATCGCATCGTCGACATCAACCTCGGCGTCGCCGCTGTCGACGACGAGGACGCCTTCGAACTCGAACTCGGTCCGAACAACTGTGCGGCGACGCCGGCGGACGACTGA
- a CDS encoding transcription antitermination protein translates to MDADGVISTVREEQATELDRLGSEKALIAATGATLEADAVLEAAATREHALAAVLSDWGEETDGAVGGAFAGAADAAAARATTLDAPPGDPDAFGAHLGGLTGTPARVGAGLVAAPLVLDRFYLQVVSFFVNEANEARADLARELRTDASDLERARDVLGILAVEDREHARDAAVEAIGVAYAAYADTLADMGLDPKPIC, encoded by the coding sequence ATGGACGCCGACGGAGTCATCTCGACCGTCCGTGAGGAGCAGGCCACCGAACTGGATCGGCTGGGCTCGGAGAAGGCACTGATCGCGGCGACCGGTGCGACGCTGGAGGCTGACGCCGTTCTGGAAGCGGCGGCGACACGCGAACACGCGCTCGCGGCCGTCCTGTCCGACTGGGGGGAGGAGACCGACGGCGCCGTCGGCGGGGCGTTCGCCGGGGCCGCCGACGCGGCGGCAGCCCGTGCGACGACACTCGACGCGCCACCCGGTGACCCCGACGCGTTCGGGGCGCATCTGGGCGGACTCACGGGGACGCCGGCGCGTGTCGGTGCCGGTCTCGTCGCCGCGCCGCTCGTTCTGGATCGGTTCTACCTCCAGGTGGTGAGCTTCTTCGTCAACGAGGCCAACGAGGCGAGAGCGGACCTCGCACGCGAGCTTCGAACCGACGCGAGCGATCTGGAGCGGGCACGCGACGTGCTCGGTATCCTCGCCGTCGAGGACCGCGAACACGCACGCGACGCGGCGGTCGAAGCGATCGGTGTCGCCTACGCCGCCTACGCCGACACGCTGGCCGACATGGGACTGGACCCGAAGCCGATCTGTTAG
- a CDS encoding ABC transporter ATP-binding protein, with amino-acid sequence MAAHPSTDPPAISTAGLTKRYGDAVAVEDLDLTVERGSVFGFLGPNGAGKTSTIRILTTLTEPTSGTAHVAGESVTDRASVVEHIGVLPEEPPVYDELTGREHLEYIAGLRGHDDWGRVESLLDRFELSEDADRRVGTYSKGMKQKLGLVQALLHDPSVLFLDEPTSGLDPRAARTVRNTIGEVAAEETTVFLSTHILPVVEELADTVGVLADGDLVAEGAPAELTDSVESGSTLEDVFLDVTSDRR; translated from the coding sequence ATGGCCGCTCACCCCTCCACCGACCCGCCGGCGATCTCGACGGCGGGGCTGACGAAACGGTACGGCGACGCCGTCGCCGTCGAGGATCTTGACCTGACCGTCGAACGGGGCTCGGTGTTCGGTTTCCTCGGCCCCAACGGCGCCGGGAAGACCTCCACCATCCGGATTCTGACGACGCTGACCGAACCGACATCGGGGACCGCCCACGTCGCCGGCGAGTCGGTGACCGACCGGGCCAGCGTCGTCGAACACATCGGCGTCCTCCCGGAGGAACCGCCCGTCTACGACGAACTCACCGGCCGTGAACACCTGGAGTACATCGCCGGCCTGCGGGGCCACGACGACTGGGGCCGGGTCGAGTCGCTGCTCGATCGGTTCGAGCTCAGCGAGGACGCCGACCGTCGGGTGGGGACGTACTCGAAGGGGATGAAACAGAAGCTCGGCCTGGTGCAGGCCCTCCTCCACGACCCGAGCGTCCTCTTTCTCGACGAACCGACGAGCGGGCTCGATCCGCGAGCCGCCAGGACGGTCCGTAACACGATCGGCGAGGTGGCGGCCGAGGAGACGACCGTCTTCCTCTCGACGCATATCCTCCCGGTCGTCGAGGAACTGGCCGACACCGTCGGCGTCCTCGCCGACGGGGACCTCGTCGCGGAGGGTGCCCCGGCGGAGTTGACCGACAGCGTCGAGTCGGGGTCGACCCTGGAAGATGTCTTCCTCGACGTGACGAGCGACCGACGATGA
- a CDS encoding winged helix-turn-helix transcriptional regulator, whose translation MAGEGETRDSYPSDRGGVRRATAILGRKWHPLLITTLLADGPLGFTELKTHLDGISDKVLSECLDELQNDGLVAREVIDDKPVRVEYSLTAAGEELEPVIELLREWSREHLGAVEQAP comes from the coding sequence ATGGCCGGCGAGGGAGAGACACGAGACAGCTACCCGAGTGACCGGGGCGGGGTCCGCCGGGCGACGGCGATTCTCGGCCGCAAGTGGCATCCGCTCCTGATAACGACGCTGCTGGCCGACGGCCCGCTGGGGTTCACCGAACTGAAGACGCACCTGGACGGCATCTCCGATAAGGTGCTCTCGGAGTGTCTCGACGAACTCCAGAACGACGGGCTGGTCGCCCGCGAGGTGATCGACGACAAGCCGGTTCGTGTCGAGTACTCCCTGACCGCCGCCGGCGAGGAGCTGGAGCCGGTGATCGAACTGCTCCGGGAGTGGAGCCGGGAACACCTCGGCGCCGTCGAGCAGGCCCCGTAG
- a CDS encoding ribonuclease R, translating to MTTDDAQAAAGTAEGQGPVEIDEEMARHLENKREELFEKFGIRDEFPPEVLEEAEARTEGVQEEISDEIDDREDLREMTTWTTDPIDAQDFDDAISVEERDDEYVLWVHIADVTHYVNPDTAMWEEAVERGNTVYLPAYTIHMLPPVLAETVCSLVPNEERLAHTVEMHLDKENLSYENIEIYKSVIESDARLTYTEAERLLDDPDSAADLLEDQSVDLAEKTELVWELADRMHEQRKEDGSLVLNPARDRAHTIIEECMLKANKAVTHELMWDRGVEAMYRVHPQPSPEEWDEALVEIQELDGVSIPGSTWDDPRKAVNATLEQAPGRQLDKIQWAVMKVMPRAKYMNDPFGGHHALNFEIYGHFTSPIRRLSDLINHWIVYTNDVPEDLIALCDRASDRQKDAEQCEREYKNFLQEVGLDPSAVNNRGIEVVDETDDDESEEADEASA from the coding sequence ATGACTACCGACGACGCCCAGGCGGCGGCCGGTACCGCCGAGGGGCAGGGCCCCGTCGAGATCGACGAGGAGATGGCCCGACACCTCGAAAACAAGCGCGAAGAACTGTTCGAGAAGTTCGGCATCCGCGACGAGTTCCCGCCGGAAGTCCTCGAAGAGGCGGAGGCACGGACCGAGGGCGTTCAAGAGGAGATCAGCGACGAGATCGACGACCGCGAGGACCTGCGGGAGATGACCACCTGGACGACCGACCCCATCGACGCCCAGGACTTCGACGACGCCATCTCCGTCGAGGAGCGGGACGACGAGTACGTCCTCTGGGTCCACATCGCCGACGTGACCCACTACGTCAACCCCGACACCGCGATGTGGGAGGAAGCCGTCGAACGGGGCAACACCGTCTATCTCCCGGCCTACACGATCCACATGCTGCCGCCGGTGCTCGCCGAGACCGTCTGTTCGCTCGTGCCCAACGAGGAGCGCCTGGCCCACACCGTCGAGATGCACCTGGACAAGGAGAACCTCTCCTACGAGAACATCGAGATCTACAAGTCCGTCATCGAGAGCGACGCCCGCCTGACCTACACGGAAGCCGAACGGCTGCTCGACGACCCCGACAGCGCCGCGGATCTCCTGGAAGACCAGAGCGTCGACCTGGCCGAGAAGACCGAACTCGTCTGGGAACTCGCCGACCGGATGCACGAACAGCGCAAGGAGGACGGCTCGCTCGTCCTGAACCCGGCGCGTGACCGCGCCCACACGATCATCGAGGAGTGCATGCTCAAGGCCAACAAGGCCGTCACGCACGAACTGATGTGGGACCGCGGGGTCGAGGCGATGTATCGGGTCCACCCACAGCCCAGCCCCGAGGAGTGGGACGAGGCCTTAGTCGAGATCCAGGAACTCGACGGCGTCTCGATCCCCGGCAGCACGTGGGACGACCCCCGGAAGGCGGTCAACGCGACGCTGGAGCAGGCTCCCGGGCGCCAACTGGACAAGATCCAGTGGGCCGTGATGAAGGTGATGCCCCGGGCGAAGTACATGAACGACCCCTTCGGGGGCCACCACGCGCTGAACTTCGAGATCTACGGCCACTTCACCTCGCCGATCCGGCGGCTCTCGGACCTGATCAACCACTGGATCGTCTACACAAACGACGTGCCCGAGGACCTGATCGCGCTGTGTGACCGGGCCAGCGACCGCCAGAAAGACGCCGAGCAGTGCGAACGCGAGTACAAGAACTTCCTCCAGGAGGTCGGGCTGGACCCCTCGGCGGTCAACAACCGGGGGATCGAAGTCGTCGACGAGACGGACGACGACGAGAGCGAGGAAGCGGACGAGGCGTCGGCCTGA
- a CDS encoding DUF7562 family protein has product MFGSRPDRQTVTCIGCGESVARSDAREYDKHGNRWERQQKEFEFFCTDCFGDLCRQPRDGLETTLDAAGAGETDRETFLSRYRELSEERNVER; this is encoded by the coding sequence ATGTTCGGGTCCCGGCCCGACCGGCAGACGGTGACCTGCATCGGCTGTGGCGAGAGCGTCGCCCGGTCGGACGCCCGCGAGTACGACAAGCACGGCAACCGATGGGAGCGACAGCAAAAGGAGTTCGAGTTCTTCTGTACCGACTGCTTCGGCGACCTCTGCCGCCAGCCGCGTGACGGGCTGGAGACGACGCTCGACGCGGCCGGCGCCGGCGAGACCGACCGGGAGACGTTCCTTTCGCGTTACCGGGAACTCTCCGAGGAGCGCAACGTCGAGCGGTAG
- a CDS encoding bacterio-opsin activator domain-containing protein, which produces MRASQTLARSTLDTLPMNIAVVDRDGTILFTNRAWREFAGVEDEEIRGVNYFETTDVEADEYAQAAVDGIKSVIAGEKELFTLEYPCHTPDQQQWFLMRVAPLPPEEAGSVVIAHIDITQRKLAELAAERRSAQLDAQRQDLEHLLSRIDGLVHSVLDDVMSADSRAEVERTICDRLETVDSYRVARIASFDIRRETLELTAGDDTAGTIPLDAADPVATAARRREIQTVTGQFEDTHAAIAGPESGSLAAVPLASGESLYGVLTVYADSSDVFDPRERAILGVIGQAASKAIDAIETSRILTADNVTELELLVTDEETFFVAVATELDCRLEYGGSVADHEETVMFFTVSTDDPSAVCAVAADHPEVTAVTHVSSSGDTSLFEFTVDDPPVVSLLADRGAETRDIVVEPGRAEVTATLSAETETRAVVEHVRDHYAETELLSVRERDEPPTTREAFLTSVEDNLTNRQLTALRKGYLGGFFEWPRDVAGDELAASMDITPSTFHQHLRAGERKLLAAVFDAR; this is translated from the coding sequence ATGAGGGCATCACAGACACTCGCGCGCTCGACGCTGGACACGTTGCCGATGAACATTGCAGTGGTCGACAGGGACGGCACGATCCTGTTTACCAACCGGGCCTGGCGGGAGTTCGCCGGCGTCGAGGACGAGGAGATCCGGGGAGTCAATTACTTCGAGACGACCGATGTCGAGGCCGACGAGTACGCCCAGGCCGCCGTCGACGGGATCAAGTCGGTCATCGCCGGGGAGAAAGAGCTGTTCACGCTGGAGTATCCGTGTCACACGCCCGACCAGCAGCAGTGGTTCCTGATGCGTGTGGCACCGCTCCCGCCGGAGGAGGCCGGAAGCGTCGTCATCGCCCACATCGACATCACCCAGCGAAAGCTCGCGGAACTCGCGGCCGAGCGCCGGAGCGCCCAACTCGACGCACAGCGCCAGGACCTCGAACACTTGCTGTCGCGGATCGACGGACTCGTCCACTCGGTGCTCGACGACGTGATGTCGGCCGACTCCCGCGCGGAGGTCGAACGGACGATCTGTGATCGACTCGAAACGGTCGACTCCTACCGGGTCGCCCGGATCGCGAGTTTCGACATCCGCCGGGAGACGCTCGAGCTCACGGCCGGGGACGATACGGCGGGGACGATCCCGCTCGACGCGGCCGACCCGGTCGCGACGGCCGCCCGGCGTCGGGAGATCCAGACGGTCACCGGGCAGTTCGAGGACACCCACGCGGCGATCGCTGGCCCGGAATCGGGGTCGCTGGCCGCTGTCCCGCTGGCCTCCGGCGAATCGCTGTACGGCGTGTTGACGGTCTATGCCGACAGCTCGGACGTGTTCGATCCCCGCGAACGAGCGATCCTCGGCGTGATCGGACAGGCGGCGTCGAAGGCGATCGACGCCATCGAGACCAGCAGGATACTCACGGCCGACAACGTCACCGAACTCGAACTCCTGGTCACCGACGAGGAGACCTTCTTCGTCGCGGTCGCGACCGAACTGGACTGTCGGCTGGAGTACGGCGGGAGCGTCGCCGACCACGAGGAGACGGTCATGTTTTTCACCGTCTCCACCGACGACCCGTCGGCGGTCTGTGCAGTGGCGGCCGACCATCCCGAGGTCACCGCCGTGACCCACGTCTCCTCCAGTGGGGACACGTCGCTGTTCGAGTTCACCGTCGACGATCCGCCGGTCGTTTCGCTGCTCGCCGACCGCGGTGCCGAGACCCGGGATATCGTCGTCGAACCGGGACGGGCGGAAGTCACCGCGACGCTCTCGGCGGAGACGGAGACCCGTGCCGTCGTCGAACACGTCAGGGACCACTACGCCGAGACCGAACTGCTCTCGGTCCGGGAGCGCGACGAACCCCCGACGACCAGGGAAGCGTTTCTCACGTCCGTCGAGGACAACCTGACCAACCGGCAACTGACCGCACTCAGAAAGGGGTATCTGGGCGGGTTCTTCGAGTGGCCCCGGGATGTCGCCGGGGACGAACTCGCCGCGTCGATGGATATCACCCCCTCGACGTTCCACCAGCACCTCCGTGCGGGTGAGCGAAAGCTCCTCGCAGCGGTATTCGATGCCCGGTGA
- a CDS encoding phytoene/squalene synthase family protein codes for MQSDNIQASKSIQQRTGRTFHLATRLLPERIRHPTYVMYAFFRVADEVVDQPEGPPPNVQHERLEEFREMALGNREPEDSDEGAVLAAFQQLREDNGIPDEEVNVFIDAMEMDIAQARYETFEDLREYMRGSAVAVGNMMTMVMDPPEKETALPHAQALAEAFQLTNFLRDVREDIHDYGRVYIPQETLEHHGVTEEQLADAEVDDGFRAVMQTELARTEELYREGVAGIRYLPEDCQFGVLLSAVLYAEHHRLIRSHGYDVLSETPELTRRRRLWLLARTWWHWRRNGDPEATFYAVSAVSEQSPGTVPAEVTSPGQPTWRG; via the coding sequence ATGCAATCTGATAATATCCAGGCCAGCAAGTCGATCCAGCAACGAACGGGCCGGACGTTCCACCTCGCCACCCGTCTGCTCCCCGAGCGTATCCGACACCCGACCTACGTGATGTACGCCTTCTTCCGGGTCGCCGACGAGGTCGTCGACCAGCCCGAGGGGCCACCGCCGAACGTCCAGCACGAGCGACTCGAAGAGTTCCGCGAGATGGCGCTCGGCAACCGCGAGCCAGAGGACTCCGACGAGGGCGCGGTGCTTGCCGCCTTCCAGCAACTCCGCGAGGACAACGGCATCCCCGACGAGGAGGTCAACGTCTTCATCGACGCCATGGAGATGGACATCGCACAGGCGCGCTACGAGACCTTCGAGGACCTCCGCGAGTACATGCGTGGCTCCGCCGTCGCCGTGGGGAACATGATGACGATGGTGATGGACCCTCCGGAGAAAGAGACCGCGCTCCCACACGCACAGGCACTGGCCGAGGCGTTCCAGCTGACGAACTTCCTCCGGGACGTTCGCGAAGACATCCACGACTACGGCCGGGTGTACATCCCGCAGGAGACCCTGGAACACCACGGCGTCACGGAGGAACAACTGGCCGACGCCGAGGTCGACGACGGGTTCCGGGCGGTGATGCAGACCGAACTGGCTCGCACCGAGGAACTGTATCGCGAGGGGGTCGCCGGCATCCGCTATCTCCCCGAAGACTGCCAGTTCGGCGTCCTGCTGTCGGCGGTACTGTACGCCGAACACCATCGGCTCATCCGGAGTCACGGCTACGACGTGCTCTCAGAGACGCCCGAACTGACTCGTAGACGGCGGCTGTGGTTGCTGGCCCGGACCTGGTGGCACTGGCGTCGCAACGGCGACCCCGAGGCGACGTTTTACGCGGTGAGTGCCGTCTCGGAACAGTCCCCCGGAACGGTTCCGGCGGAGGTCACCAGCCCCGGACAGCCGACCTGGCGCGGGTGA
- a CDS encoding lycopene cyclase domain-containing protein: MTALLTYLQFHALFVVPVLVGLAVTTPYRLAGRRTVLTATALLAGLALVYTTPWDNYLIERGVWWYGEGTVLVRGRSAPLGEYLFFVFQPFLVGLWLARFRIDTTPSLRTPASVRAVGLAAATIVGAAGLLLLDRPSGLYLGSLLAWGAPILAIQWTFGWQFLVRERRTVAVGTLVPTLYLWLIDSVALSLDIWSLSDRYTVGLAIPLLKLPIEEAVFFLLTSLFVVQGIVLYVWVVDRWA; encoded by the coding sequence ATGACGGCTCTGCTCACCTATCTCCAGTTCCACGCGCTGTTCGTCGTCCCGGTGCTGGTGGGACTGGCAGTGACGACACCGTACCGGCTCGCCGGCCGCCGCACCGTCCTCACGGCGACGGCGCTCCTCGCCGGCCTCGCGCTGGTGTACACGACGCCGTGGGACAACTACCTCATCGAACGCGGCGTCTGGTGGTACGGCGAGGGGACGGTCCTCGTCCGCGGGCGCTCCGCGCCCCTCGGCGAGTACCTCTTTTTCGTCTTCCAGCCGTTCCTGGTCGGCCTCTGGCTCGCTCGCTTCCGGATCGATACGACGCCGTCGCTCCGGACGCCGGCCAGCGTCCGCGCGGTCGGTCTCGCAGCGGCGACCATCGTCGGTGCCGCGGGCCTCCTGCTCCTCGACCGACCCAGCGGACTGTATCTCGGGTCGCTGCTGGCCTGGGGGGCACCGATCCTCGCGATCCAGTGGACGTTCGGCTGGCAGTTCCTCGTCCGAGAGCGACGGACCGTCGCCGTCGGGACGCTGGTGCCGACGCTGTACCTCTGGCTGATCGACAGCGTGGCGCTTTCCCTGGACATCTGGTCGCTGTCGGACCGATACACCGTCGGCCTGGCGATTCCGCTCTTGAAGCTCCCGATCGAGGAAGCCGTCTTCTTCCTCCTCACGTCGCTGTTCGTCGTCCAGGGCATCGTCCTCTACGTCTGGGTGGTCGACAGATGGGCGTGA